Below is a window of Natronorubrum halophilum DNA.
TCGAGCATGACCTCCTCGACGACTTCGTCGACAGTCATCCCGCGGCGGTCCGCCGTCGCCGGGAGCTGTTTGGCGACGAGTGCGGTCTTGACGTAGGCGGTACTGACGGAAAACGAGCGGACGGTTCCGTCACCCTCGGCGGCGATGGACTGCGTCAGCCCTCGGAGGCCGAACTTCGTGGTGTTGTAGGCGACCTTATCGCGGGTGACGATGTGACCGTGGACCGAACACATGTTCGCGACGACGCCGCCCCCGTCCTCTCGAAAGTGGGGCATGCACGCTTTCGACAGCACGAACGGCGCTCGCTGCATCACCGCCTGCATCGTGTCGTACTTCTCGAGGGGGAACGATTCGATCGGGGCCACGTGTTGCAGGCCGGCGATGTTCGCGAGATAGCGAATCGAGCCGTGGTCGGCGGCCTCGTCGACGATCCGCTCCAGATCGTCGTCGACGGTGAGATCGGCGACGATCGGGACGATCTCGCCCGGTAAAGATAGCTCCTTGACCGTCGATATCGTCTCGTCGAGACCCGCTTCGTCCAGGTCCGTTCCGGCGACGGTAAGCCCGTTCGCGGCGAACGCGAGCGCCGTCGCCCGCCCGATCCCGGATCCAGCGCCGGTAACGATGACGACGTTTTCGGGCGCGTAGTGTGGATCGTCGAGCACGAGAAAGTCGTCTGCGGTCGGTGCCGTCGGGCCGTACCGCTCCATCGCCTCGTCGATGGTCATGTCAGCCATACCCACAAGCGAACGACTCCGGGTAAATATCTATCGGACGGCGGACCCGAACCGCAAGGCGGAGTCGCGGTTCATCGGTTCCGGCTGACCGGAAACCCGACCCGGTCCGGGTTGTCGTTCATCCGCTCGAGGATGCGTTCGTAGAGGTCGTTGCGGACGCGCTGGCTCGTACGCGGGTGCACGAGATACCGGAGTCGGAGGTCGACCCACGACTCCTCCTGGACGACGTTCACCGACGGCCCGTCGCGGACCTCGAGTTCGACCGGCGTTTTCGCGAGTCGCTTCCGGTACAGTTCGACAGCCCGTTGCATGTCTTCGCCCAGGTAGTCCGTCGCCTCCTCGATCATGAGGGCGCGTGCGAACTCGAGGTCGGTTTCGTAGGCGACCTGAATCGAGAGTTCGTTCCAGACGTGCGGGAACGACCGGTAGGAGTAGTTGTACACGTGCGAGGAGAGAACGACGCTATTGGGGAGGGTGATCACTCGCCCCGAGGGCTGGTTCGAGGAGACGAGTTCGCCGTTGATCTCCCAGAGCGTCGTTACCAGAAAGTCGACTTCGACGACGTCACCCTTCGACCCCTCGATGGCGACGCGGTCGCCGACGCCGTACGGGCGTTTGATCATGATGTACAGCCACCCGATGAGCGAGAAGAGGGGCTGTTGCAGGGCGAAGGTGACGGCGAAGCCGACGATACCGAGCGAGAACAACACGCCGACGTACTGTCTGGTGAGCACGCTGAGGACGCCGACGGTACCGAGTACGATGAAGGTCAGTCGAACGACGTTTTTGAGGTCGTGTCGTCGCCGTTTGTCGGCCGTCCGCGTCAGAAGGACCCGGGCGACCAGAGCGTAGCCGCCGAAGGCAGCGAAGCCGACGGCGGCGATCAGTAGCGCCTGGGCGAGCAGGCTGGTGGCGGGAACGCCACCGACTTCGCCCGAGACCACTGCGACGTCGAACCGTCGAACGATACCAGCAGTCACGCCGAATCCGAGCGCAACTAGCAAGGAGACGGAGCCGAGATGGCGGTTCACGTGCGTCGGTGACGCGCGGGCTACAAAAAGCTGATTGCGACCGTATCCGGTCGAGTGCCGTCTCGAACGGCGTTCGCGCCGTAATTCGGTTGGCGATCGATCACGTCGGATCACCGGCCGTTCGTCGTAACGCCTTTCGTTCCGCCAGCAAAACATCCAGGGAAGAATGCGTCCGCGGAGGATCCACCAATGTACGTACTAATCGTCGGTGCGGGTCAAGTCGGACAGATGATCGCTTCGAATCTCGAGGACTCACACGACGTCGCGGTGGTCGAACGCGACCCGGACATCGTCGACGAGATCACGTACTCGTACGACGTCCTCGCCGTCGAAGGCGACGGAACGGATCTCGAGGCCCTTCGAGAGGCGGGCCTCGGTCGGGCTGATCTCGTCGTCGCGTGTACGAACGATGACGAGACGAACATCGTCGTCTGCGGGACCGTCAAGACCGTAGACGACGTCTTTACGATCGCACGAGTGCGGAATCGAACGCTGTTGAACACGTGGCAGGGATCGCAGGACGCTTTCGGGGTGGGCTTTATGGTCTGTACCGACCTGCTGGTCGCCCAGACGATCTTCCGGATCTCCGGGTTCCCGCGGGCACAGGACGTCGAGATGTTCGCCGGCGGACTCGTCAGGATGGCCGAGTTCGATATCGACGCCGAGAGCCCACTCGTCGGCCGACGCGTCGAGGAGGCCGATCAGTACGATTCGATGACGTTCGCCGGCGTCTTCCGGGGCGACGAGATGATCGTCGCCCGCGGCGACACCGTTTTCCAGGCCGACGACCGGATCGTCGTCATCGGGAGCCCCAGTTCGGTCAAGGAGTTCGCGATGGAGGTGTGCATCCCCGAGGGAACCTCGAGCGCGGACGACGTGGTCGTCGTCGGCGGCAGCGAGATCGGCTTTCAGACCGCTCGCGAATTCGAGGCCCACGGCTTCGAGCCGCGACTGATCGAACGTGACCACGAACGCGCCCGCGAAATCGCCGAAGCGCTTCCCAAGACGTTCGTCATGGAGAGCGACGCGACCGACACGGACTTCCTCTCCCGCGAACACATCGACGAGGCCGACATCGTCATCGCCGCCCTCGACAGCGACGAGAAGAACCTGCTCGTCTCGCTGCTCGCGCGTCGGGTCGGCGTCGGTCGGACGGTCGCGATCATCGAGAACACCGAGTACACCGATCTCTTCGAGACCGTCGGCATCGACGTCGCGATCAATCCTCGTGAAGAGACCGCCGAAGAGATCGTCCGCTTTACCCGGACCGACCAGACCGAGAAGATCGCCATGCTCGAGCACGACCGCGCAGAGGTCATCGAGGTCGAACTCGGGCCGGGGAGCGCCCTGGCTGGCCGGTCGATCGCGGACTCGATGGCGGACTTGCCCGACTGCGTCGTCATCGGTGCGATCTCGCGCGGCGGCGATCTCATCACGCCCCGCGGGACGACGGTTCCCCAGCCCGGCGATCACATCGTGATCTTCGTCGATGCGACCGTACTGGACGAGATATCGGCAGTGCTGTGAGTCGTCCGATCCCGCTTCGAGACATGGGATCCGTGTCGACCGCCACTACCTGTAGAGATCGAGTTCCCGGAAGGCCGCTCCCAGCAGCACTGCGATCGGGATAATCTCGAGGCGACCGATCCACATATTGCCGATCAACATCAGCTTGGTTACCGCCGGCATCTCCGGACCGGTGATCCCCGTGCCCAGTCCGACGGTACTCTGAGCGCTCATCACGTCGAAGATAATGTACTTGAGGGGATACGCTGACGGCAACATCCAGAGGAAGACGGCGACGCCGACGGCGAGTCCGGCGATCCAGAGGATGAAGACGACTGCTGCTTCGGTGTATTCACGCTGGACCTGTGACTGGTCGAGGGTTCGCTCGTCGAGACGGAGCCGTCGAATCGCGCTGGCCGGTGTGAAGACGCTCCTAATCTGCCAGACAGTTCCCTTGACGAGGGTGATGACGCGGATGAGTTTGAGACCTCCGACCGTCGACCCGGCCGCTGCACCCGTAAGCATCCCCAGACAGAGCAACAGGGTCGTCCCGGCCGTCCAGATCTGCTCGGTTCCATCGCCGATCGCTGTCGTACCGAATCCGGCGTTCGATGTCGCGGAAACGAACTGGAACAACGCGATCCGGAACGTCTCCTCGAACGTGTCGTACTGGCCATTGGTCCAGAGGAGCGCCGTCAGCGCAACGGATCCTACCGAAAACCAGATGAACACCCAGCGGGTCTGGATATCGGTGTAAAAGTTCCGCAGGTGGCCTTTGAGAATCAGGTAGTGAACCGGGAACGCGATACTGCCCGCGACCATCACCGGGATGACCGCGTACTCGATTACCGCGCTGTCGTAGTAACCGATCGAATCGGCGTGGACCGAGAATCCACCGGTCGAAATGGCCGTCATCGCGTGGTTGATGGAATCCGACAGCGGCATTCCGGCGGCGAGAAACAGCGCGACCCCGGCGAGCGTGATTCCGAGGTAAATCTTCCAGATCTCCGTGACCGTCGAGACGATACTCGGATGGATCTTCTCGGAGCGAGCCTCGCTCTCGTAGAGCGTGAGCGACCCGCTGCCAGGACGGGCGAGAATCGCGACGGTCAGAACGATGACGCCGACACCGCCGATCCATTCGGTGAACGACCGCCACCACTGCAGCGATCGGGGGAGGTCCTCCTCTATCATCGCCATCGTCAACCCAGTGCTGGTGAAGCCGCTGATACTCTCGAAAATTCCGTTCAGTGGGTGGCGAAAGACGGAAACTGTCTCGTTCATCGGCGGCGCGTTCGCCCACGCGGGATACGGATTCAATGCGATCGTCCACGCAACGAGCAAGAACGGGAGCCCACCGAGGATGCCGACCGTCCCCCACGCGGCAGCCGCCGTAACCATCGCCTCGAGTTTTCCCGAATCCGCCACCTGCTGATACCGGCGCGCGAGCCAGATCCCGAGACCACCCATCACGACAGCCGAGATGGTGAACGCCGGGACTGCGTAGAACTCTTGATTGATGACGGCGACCGCGATCGAAACGAACGCCATCAACGAGACGACCTGCAGGATTCGACCGAGGTCTCGTCCCACTGCCGGATACCGTACCCTCATGGATGTCGCCGGTAAACGCCTCAACCGCGTCGGACAGGGCGGAGTCGTCGGTAAAGACCGTCACCTGATCGCCAGTCCGGATCGTCGTATCGCCTCGCGGCGCGCGGATTTCCTCGCCGCGTTTGAGCGCGACGACGAGACAGCCGTCCGGAAGTGAGCCCGTCTCGATGGCCGTCTCGAGCGGTTGACCGTCCATCGGCGCGCCGTCGGTCACGGTCAACTCCACGAGTTCGGTCTCGTCGTCGAATTCGATGAAATCGCTGACGTTGGGGTATCGAACGGAGTGATAGAGATAATCCGCGATCAATCGTTGCGGGTTCTCGATGAGCGTGACGCCGATTTTCTCGAAGATCGGCAGGTTCTCCGTATCGTGAACCACGCTGACGAGGTTCGGGACGTCGTGTTCCTGGGCGAGCAACATCACCATAATGTTGACCGCATCGATGTCCGTCGTCGAGATGACTGCATCCGCGCGGTCGATACTAGCGTCTTTGACCGTCCCATTTTTCGTCGCGTCGGCGTTGAGTACGAGACAGTCGTACTCCGAGGCGACATCGTTCGCTCGCTCCTCGTCGGTCTCGATGACGACGACGTCGTTTCCGTCGCGGACCGCGAGGTCGATTAGATTCGAACCGATACTCCCTGCGCCGATGATAACGAGATACATTCTCAAAGCCTCTCTACTGATCGTTCGAGCCGCGTCTCGAGAACACGATAAGGGGTAGTTCGGTCTCGGTTATTACTCTATACGACTCGCCGATAGCCGATTCGAGAACACCACACGCCGCCCTCGTTCGCAATCGGGAGTCGACGTGGCTCGCGATGTCGTCAGTCATCGGTCATTCATCGCGATCCGAATTGGCCGCTCGTGACGCTGATTACACGACATCGATTCACTACCGCAGCTTTTCGATTCGGTACTATAAACTCTCTCATCTATGGATACAGTAGATACTCCGCGGGATATTTTCGCACTCGTTCATCATCTGGAGGAGTGCTCGGATGAGCAGTAGGGATCGTGACGAGCGATAAAAAGCAGAACCCTTCAATCTCGCGAGCGTACCCGTCCGTATGAGCATCCGCTTGGACGAAGTAAACAAACGCATCATCCATGCGTTGATGAACGATGCGCGGGGCACGTCCGCACCGACGATCGCCGAGGAAGTCGGCGTTTCGCCAGCGACGATTCGAAACCGGATTCACCAACTCGAGGACGCCGGAATCATCCGCGGCTACCACGCGAACGTCGATTTCGACGCCGCTGACGAGATGCTCACGACGCTCTACGTGGCGACAGCACCCATCGAAGAGCGCGCGCGACTCGCCCAGCAGGTCCGAACGATCACCGGCGTCGTCAACGTTCGCGAGTTCGTGGCTGGAACAGAGAATCTCCACATACTCACCGTGGGCAACGACGTCGAAGCGATAAACGACATCGCTCGAGAGCTAACGTCGCTCGGCATTGATATCGACGACGAAAAAGTCGTCCGAACGGAGCAGTTTCAGGCGTACCACCCGTTCGGCCCCGCCGAAATCCACCAGCAGTTCTCCAACTATATTAGCCTCGCCGGCGGCAACGAAGTCGTCGAACTCACCGTCGATGCCGACGCACCGATCGCCGGGTTGACCTTAGAACGCGCCGCGCGCGAGGGGCTCCTCGAGGACGGCGTACTCGTCGTCTCGATCGAGCGCGACGACGCCGTGTTGACGCCGCGGGGGGAAAGCGAGATTCGAGCCGGCGACATCCTGACCGTTCTCTCCCGCGGCGGCTTTACCGAGCGTCTGTTCGATACGTTCGAAACCGGATCGAACTAGTCGCTGACGCGAGGTGAAGCGGTCGGAACGAACGGGGTCGGTCGGAGTTGATCGTCACGGGAGCCGGGTTTTCGGGCGACCGTCGAGTGAGAGCCGTGGACGACCGTCAATCGTTTCGACTGCCGAACAACCGATTCCAGAGCGACCGTTTTGTCGGCCGTTCGGCCAGGAGGACGGAACAGTCGACCTCGTTGACGACGCTGTAGGCGAGCGAGCCACGCAGCAGCCGAGAGAGCAGCCCGCGTTCGGTCGCCCCGAGGACGATCAGCGAGTGATCCCGAGCCGCCGTCGCGATAGCGTCCTCAACGTCGTCCGAGGCATCGACGCGGATCGTCGCGTTCTCGAGGTCGTGATCCGCCGCCCAATCGGTCAGGAACGCTTCGCCCTCCGCCTCCTCCCCCTCGTCGACGACGTGCAACAGCGTGATCTCGGAACCGAGTTGGTCGCGCATATATCGAGCCATCTCGGCGCTGAGATCGGAGTCTGGACCGCCGGCGGTCGGGACCAGTACGCGGTCAGTCTCGAGACCGCGGTCGTTCAAGACGAGGAAGTCACACGGCAGATCGTGGGTCAACTCCTCGAGTGGCCGTTCCGCGCGACCGGCGGTCCAGGGTCGGTCGGGGCCCCAGCCCATGACGACGGTGTCCGCGTTCTCGCGGCGAGCCACGTCGAACACTTCTTCGAACGAGCGATGAGACACAACTGTCCGAATGTTGACGGGAGCGTCGACCGTTTCCGTACTCTCCCGAACCTGATTCATCAATTTCCGAGATTCGTCGTCGATACGCTGGATGTGTTTGGAGCCCTCGACGAGCGGCGTCTGGTCGGGAACCTCGACGATGTGGACCGCCTGGACGACGCCGTCGTTGGCCTTGGCAACGACGCTCGCCAGTGAGAGGAGGTGGGCTTCAGTCCGCGGGTTCGAGACCGGGACCACCACGGTGTACTCGCTTCTACCGGACGGCTTCGCCGCGGTCGCAGCGGAGACGGCCGCATCTGGCATCTCCTCGGATCGCGAGAGGATGTAGTCGCTCAATACGCCCTCGCGATCGGTTTCGTGGCGGGCGTAGATGCCGTACCAGGCGATCGCACCAAGGACGAACGCTAACCCCAGCGCGATCTCGATCTGATTCATGAACGCGATCAATCCGAGCGAGAACACCACGCCCAGAATTGGCGTAATCGGGTAGAACGGCACGGTGAAGTCCGGATCGTACTCCGGCACGTCAGCCTCACGAAAGACGATCAGCGCGACATTGATGAGCGCGTAGACGACGAGATGGAGAACGCTCGCCGCTTTCGAGAGAACCTCCAGGTCGCCGCCGAGGACGACGATAAAGAGGAGGATCATCGCACCGGTAACGGCGATCGACCGGTACGGCGTGGCGAATCGCGGATGGATCTCGTTGAGCCAGTCGGTGACGATCTTGTCACGGCCCATCGCGAAGTTGATGCGTGCGGAGGCGAGGATCGACGCGTTCGCGCTCGAGGCCGTCGCAAGCAGTGCAGCCAGTGTGATCGAGGTAACGCCGATCACGCCGAGATTGCCCTCGAAGATCACGCTCGCGACATCCGACATCGGGGTGTCGATGTCGATCTGGTCGTAGGGAATGATGCCGACCATGAGGCCGACGAGAATCGAGTAGACGACCATCACGATGGCAACGCTGCCGATGATGGCGATGGGGAGATTTTGGCCCGGATTTTTGAGTTCCTCGCCGATCGTCGCGATTTTGGCGTAGCCGAGGTAGGAGACGAACACGAGCGCAGTCCCCGGGAGCATCTCGCCGTAGCCAAGCGGCGCGATCCCACCGTCGATGGTGACCGTTCCCCAGTCGAACGAGAAGAAGCCGACGAGCGCAAAAACGGCCAGGATCCCGAGTAGGAGGGTGACGATAGCCGTCTGAATGCCTCCCGTCTCCTTCGCACCGATGTAGTTGATGCCGACGAAAACGACCCCGGCAATCAGGGCACCGATCTGGATATCGGCCAGGACCAGCGGCCCGAGAACGATCGTCGGCAGCAGTGCGATACTCCCGAGGCCAGGTATCGGTATGACGACGCCGTCGAGCAGCGTTGTAAGGTAGCCGCCGAACCCGATACAGTAGAAGGCGCTTGCAAAGGCAAGCCCCATCCAGTCGCCCATTCCGGAGACCGATCCGAACAGGGGACCGAGCGCGCGATTGATGTAGTAGTACGCACCGCCCGCTTTGGGCATCGCCGTCCCGAGTTCGCTCACCGAGAACGCGTTTATCATGGCGATCATGCCGCCGATGATAAACGAGAGGACGACGATCGGACCCGCCTCTTGGGCCGCGACGCCCGGAAGAACGAAGATCCCCGCGCCGATCATCGTTCCGATCCCGATCGCGAGCGCGGAAAACAATCCGAGATCTTTGGCGAGTTCCTCGTCTCCGCCGGTCATCGTCGGTCCCTCCGTCTCGAGCGATTGTCAAATACCAGTAAGAGTGACATGGTTGGGTTCGGAGCGTAAAGGACACTCCCGATACCGTGATCAATAGATCGATCCCTCTTAAGGCATTCGCCTTCCTGAATATATGGCCGAGTCAATAACGCATTCAAAATCTAGTGCGCCATTAATTATCGAATCCGGATGTTTCCCTCGGCCGTTCGGGGCTGTCATCCCGACCCGTCGGCTTCGGCGTGATACCGATCTCGTCCGCCGACTCGTCGCCGCTGGCGCCGAAGATCCGTTCGCGGAACGTGCGTTTGTGACGTTTCTCCGCGAGCAACACCGAACAGTCGACCTCATCGAGAACGTCGAGAATGAGCGAACCGCGGGCGAGTCGCTCGAGGACGCCCTTCTCCGTCGCGCCGATGATCAGCAACGTCGCGTCCGACGCAGCCTCGGCGATACGGGTCTGGACGTCGCCGGTCTCGACCCTGCACGTCGCGTCCTCGAGGCCGCGGTCGCGAGCCCAGTTCTGGAGGAACTGCCGTCCCCGCTCGCGGTCGTCGGCGACGTGGAACAGCGTCACGTCCGCGTCGAACAGGTCTTGAAGCGCGCGCGCGACAGCCGCCGCGAGATCCGAATCGGGGCCGCCGGCGGTCGGGAGCAGGATTCGAGACGGGTCGAATCCACGGTCGCGAAAGACCAGGAAGTCACACGGGAGCGACCGCGCGAGTTCGTCGACGGTGGTTTCTACGCGACCCGGCGAGCCGTGAGAGTCGGGACCCCACCCCATCACACAGCTGTCGACGCCGTATCGTTTTGCGGCGTCGAACACTTCCTCGATGCCGCGGTGTGAGAGCACCACGTGCGTTTCCACGTCGACGCCGTACGTCTCGGCGTCCGCCCGCGCCTGCTCGAGCAGGTGCGCGGCCGCTTCGTGGTCCTTCTGTTTCCGAGCGGCCCGCAACGAGGTTTGATCGGGCACTTGCTCGATGTTAACGGCGACGACCGTCCCGTCGTGTTGGGCGGCGATCGCCGATCCGAGTGTGATGAGATGTTTTTCGTGAGCGGGGTTCGCGAGCGGGACCATCACCCGGTAGTCACCGCCCTCGGGTTGAACGGACGTGGTCGCGGAGACGGCCGCGTTCGGGAGTTCCTCCGAGCGCTCGAGGACGTAGTCGGCGAGAACCCCTGGCGACTCGATCTCCGAGCGGGCGTAGCCGAGGTACCAGACGACGCCGAAGACCACGAATCCCATCGAGAGCAGGATGACGATCGGTTCGATGAACGCGATCAGCGCGAACGAGAAGACCGCGCCCAGAATCGGCGTCGCGGGGTAGAACGGCACGGTGAAGTCCGGATCATAACCCGCGGGTTTGGCCTCCCGGAAGACGATCAACGCGATGTTCAAGAGACCGTAGACGATGAGGTGGAGAACGCTGCCAGCGGTTGCCAGTATCTCGAGGTTTCCAAAGGCGATAAACAGGAGGATGAACGCGCCCGTGATCGCAATCGCGCGGTAGGGCGTCGCAAAGCGTGGATGGATCTCGTTGATCTTCGGCGAGATCAGTTTGTCCCGGCCCATCGCGAAGTTGATTCGGGAGGACGCGAGGATCGACGCGTTCGCCGACGATGCGGTTGCGAGCAGCCCGCCGAGCAACAGCGCCGCGGCACCGACGGGACCGATCAACAGTCGAGCGACGTCGACGACGGCGGTTTCGTTGTTCGCGACGAGGCTGGTTTCGACGGCCGCGAGGATCGCGAGGAGAATCAGGGCGTACATCACGGTGACGATCACGACGCTCCCGATCACCGCCCGCGGGAGGTTCTTCCCCGGTTCCTGAATCTCTTCGGCGACGGACGTGATCTGGACGAAGCCGAGGTAGGAGACGAATATCAACCCCGTCACCGGCAACAGGGGTGCCCAACCGAACGGGTCGATCGGACGGAGCGTTTCCAGATCGGCGTTGAGCAGGCCGAACAGGGTAAAGACCGCCAGAATTCCCATGAGTACGATGACGATAACGTTCTGCAGCCGCCCCGTCTCCTTCGCGCCGATGTAGTTGATCGCGATGAAAAACCCCGCGCCGACCAGCCCGATCAGCTGGGCCGAGTCGAAGCCGAGGGGGCCGAGTGTCACCGACGAGATACTTACGAACTGGTTGACGTACTCGCCGAACCCGTACATGTAAAACGCCGAGGCGAACGCGAGCCCCATCCAGTTGCCCCAGCCGGCGATCGAACCGAACAGCGGCCCGAGTCCCTGGTTCACGTAATAGTATGCACCGCCGGAGACGGGCATCGCCGTCCCGAGTTCGGATGCCGAAAGCGCCGTGAGCAGCGCGAGTCCGCCACCGACGACGAACGCCAACGCCGCCAGCGGCCCGAGCTCCGCCACCGCCGGTCCGGGGAGGACGAAGATCCCCGCCCCGATCATCGTCCCGACGCCGATGGTCAACGCGGCGAGCGGGCCGATGTCCTTGGCGAGTTCCTCATCGCTTCCGCTCATGGTTCCTCCTCAGTACTCGTTCACCGGGAATCAGCTGTGGATTGCGTGTCATTCTGTGTTACGAACTGCGGGAATCGGTCGCCGAGTATCCGTCACGATAGCGCACTCAGATGTGGCCGGAATGTTCTGTCGAACTGAAAGTCACGCCTGAACGGAGTCCATCCCGAGCATAGTGAGGCGAAGTAGGACTCACCCCTTAACAGGTTCGTTTACCGCTCGAGACCCGACTCCGATCGAGCCGTTCGTCACCGTCTCAAACCGAGTGCCGTCTGCGGTCCGGTTATCGGGTCGCTTCTTCGAGAATGTGAGTAATGGCCCAGATGACCCAGATAAAGACGAGAACGACAAAGACGCCCATCTCGAGGCGAACGAACGAACCGTGCCAGACGGCGAGAATGACCGCAACGACCGTAATCGAAACGGCGGTAACGGTAAAAATGTCGAAAAAGGAGGAGGGCTCTCGAACGCTGGGCAGTCGAGTCATGCCAATCACGTACTCGTAGGGGGCCAACGCATATAGATCATCGGTCAACACGTCTGGACGACGGAAGCGGTGAGCGATCAGGTGTCGATACGTGGCGTCCGCCAGCGAGCCGGGAGGCTAGGTCCGGATCTAACTTCAATAGAATTATGTGCGACCGAAATTTTGGAGTAGCGTGTTTCTGGCAGTGCCGTCGCCAGATGTGTGAGCATGAATATACGTGTTAACTGGCAGGCAAGCATTGCCCTCACTGGAACCGTTCTCAAATATCTCGCCCTCGCGCTGCTCGTCCCGCTCGTCGTCGCCATCATCTATCAGGAGGATATTTTCGCTTTCGTGGCGACCATCGTGATTACCGTCACCGTCGGATTCCTTCTCGAGCAACTCGATCCCGATCCCGATCTGCAACCGCGGGAGGCGCTGTTGCTGGTCGCGATCGCGTGGCTCGCCGTCGCGATCATCGGATCGGTTCCGTACGTGATCGCGGGCTACGACACCGCTTCCACGCTTGCGCATCCGGTGAACGCACTCTTCGAGTCGATGTCCGGGTTCACGACGACGGGAGCGACGGTGATGGGCGAGATTTCCGTCGACGATCACTCCCACGCGATCATGATGTGGCGACAGCTCACGCAGTGGCTCGGCGGCATGGGGATCATCGTGCTGATGATCGCGATCCTACCGGAACTCGCCGTCAACGGTGCACAGCTGATTCGAACGGAGGCACCGGGACCGGAGTTACAGAAGCTCACCCCCAAGATCGCCGAAACGGCCCGCATCCTCTGGCTCGTCTACTTCGGGTTTACGGTCGTCCTCATCGGGTTGCTCTACGGGCTCAATCGCGTAGGAGTAGCTCCCGAAATGACCTTCTACAACGCCGTCGCACACGGCTTTTCGACCCTGCCGACTGGCGGGTTCTCGCCCGAAGCGAACAGTATCGCGGCGTTCTCGGCGGTCGTTCAGTGGGTCATCATCCCGTTCATGGTCGTTGCCGGGACCAACTTCGCGCTCTTTTGGTACGTGTTACACGATGAGCCGCGACGGATCGTTCAGAATACCGAGTTTCGCACCTATGCCGGGGCAATCGCGGTTCTCGCGGGGCTTCTCGGTGCGCTGTTGTACAGCGGTGGGGCACCCCCACTCGGCGACCTGGGCGGGACGACCGAGGGAGTAGGCGAGAACGCTATTCGACAGGCGCTGTTCCAGACCGTCTCGCTGTTGAACTCGACGGGATTCGCGACGAGCAACTTCGCACAGTGGGACGGGGCCGCACAGGTGGTCCTCCTGACCGCCATGTTTATCGGCGGCAGCGCCGGTTCGACCGGTGGCGGGATCAAGATCATCCGCTGGCTGGTCGTGTTGAAAATCGCTCGCCGGGAACTGTTCACCGCTGCGCACCCCGAGGCCGTAAAGCCGATCCGGATCGGCGGGTACGTCGTCGACGAGGACGTGATCCGTGGCGTGCTCGGCTTTACGTTCCTCTTCTTGCTCATCTTCGCCTTCGCAACGGTGTTCCTCATCGTCGATGCGGCCCGCGTCGGCTACTCGCTGACGCCCCTCGAGGCCATCGGCGCGAGTATCGCGACGATCGGGAACATCGGTCCGGGATTCGGCGCGGTCGGCCCGTTCGGAAGCTACCTCGAGTTTCCGGTAACCTCGAAACTCGTGATGATCTTCCTCATGTGGATCGGTCGCCTCGAAATTATTCCGGTGCTCGTCCTGTTCACG
It encodes the following:
- a CDS encoding TrkH family potassium uptake protein, which gives rise to MRVRYPAVGRDLGRILQVVSLMAFVSIAVAVINQEFYAVPAFTISAVVMGGLGIWLARRYQQVADSGKLEAMVTAAAAWGTVGILGGLPFLLVAWTIALNPYPAWANAPPMNETVSVFRHPLNGIFESISGFTSTGLTMAMIEEDLPRSLQWWRSFTEWIGGVGVIVLTVAILARPGSGSLTLYESEARSEKIHPSIVSTVTEIWKIYLGITLAGVALFLAAGMPLSDSINHAMTAISTGGFSVHADSIGYYDSAVIEYAVIPVMVAGSIAFPVHYLILKGHLRNFYTDIQTRWVFIWFSVGSVALTALLWTNGQYDTFEETFRIALFQFVSATSNAGFGTTAIGDGTEQIWTAGTTLLLCLGMLTGAAAGSTVGGLKLIRVITLVKGTVWQIRSVFTPASAIRRLRLDERTLDQSQVQREYTEAAVVFILWIAGLAVGVAVFLWMLPSAYPLKYIIFDVMSAQSTVGLGTGITGPEMPAVTKLMLIGNMWIGRLEIIPIAVLLGAAFRELDLYR
- a CDS encoding SDR family NAD(P)-dependent oxidoreductase, with the translated sequence MTIDEAMERYGPTAPTADDFLVLDDPHYAPENVVIVTGAGSGIGRATALAFAANGLTVAGTDLDEAGLDETISTVKELSLPGEIVPIVADLTVDDDLERIVDEAADHGSIRYLANIAGLQHVAPIESFPLEKYDTMQAVMQRAPFVLSKACMPHFREDGGGVVANMCSVHGHIVTRDKVAYNTTKFGLRGLTQSIAAEGDGTVRSFSVSTAYVKTALVAKQLPATADRRGMTVDEVVEEVMLERTRAKEMMEPYEVANLFVIGCSIHSEHLNGGDMTHEGGMSLTY
- the trkA gene encoding Trk system potassium transporter TrkA; the protein is MYVLIVGAGQVGQMIASNLEDSHDVAVVERDPDIVDEITYSYDVLAVEGDGTDLEALREAGLGRADLVVACTNDDETNIVVCGTVKTVDDVFTIARVRNRTLLNTWQGSQDAFGVGFMVCTDLLVAQTIFRISGFPRAQDVEMFAGGLVRMAEFDIDAESPLVGRRVEEADQYDSMTFAGVFRGDEMIVARGDTVFQADDRIVVIGSPSSVKEFAMEVCIPEGTSSADDVVVVGGSEIGFQTAREFEAHGFEPRLIERDHERAREIAEALPKTFVMESDATDTDFLSREHIDEADIVIAALDSDEKNLLVSLLARRVGVGRTVAIIENTEYTDLFETVGIDVAINPREETAEEIVRFTRTDQTEKIAMLEHDRAEVIEVELGPGSALAGRSIADSMADLPDCVVIGAISRGGDLITPRGTTVPQPGDHIVIFVDATVLDEISAVL
- a CDS encoding Lrp/AsnC family transcriptional regulator, with the translated sequence MSIRLDEVNKRIIHALMNDARGTSAPTIAEEVGVSPATIRNRIHQLEDAGIIRGYHANVDFDAADEMLTTLYVATAPIEERARLAQQVRTITGVVNVREFVAGTENLHILTVGNDVEAINDIARELTSLGIDIDDEKVVRTEQFQAYHPFGPAEIHQQFSNYISLAGGNEVVELTVDADAPIAGLTLERAAREGLLEDGVLVVSIERDDAVLTPRGESEIRAGDILTVLSRGGFTERLFDTFETGSN
- a CDS encoding mechanosensitive ion channel family protein, with amino-acid sequence MNRHLGSVSLLVALGFGVTAGIVRRFDVAVVSGEVGGVPATSLLAQALLIAAVGFAAFGGYALVARVLLTRTADKRRRHDLKNVVRLTFIVLGTVGVLSVLTRQYVGVLFSLGIVGFAVTFALQQPLFSLIGWLYIMIKRPYGVGDRVAIEGSKGDVVEVDFLVTTLWEINGELVSSNQPSGRVITLPNSVVLSSHVYNYSYRSFPHVWNELSIQVAYETDLEFARALMIEEATDYLGEDMQRAVELYRKRLAKTPVELEVRDGPSVNVVQEESWVDLRLRYLVHPRTSQRVRNDLYERILERMNDNPDRVGFPVSRNR